Proteins from a single region of Xiphias gladius isolate SHS-SW01 ecotype Sanya breed wild chromosome 2, ASM1685928v1, whole genome shotgun sequence:
- the LOC120796779 gene encoding proline-rich protein 36, producing MSKCQLTSDPRTMDVRLQADPQLHHAVNGGAGRNPRPGEDDALQFLSQEEQECIQFFEDTIVSLEESLEEDDRRPRQVKPAASSRGPVEEVDGPPTSSPKPGITVSSILARPLSPKDQDIIDLVRPEPDLVQTKEPIFSPTHPDFQSMMPTPESHFEIKPRRDPMASLPSEYNPPLPSGSYGPTDSHPSFQPPGCIPTPVLIAQKIAENQAAGTSNLLPSSLLRRHSLESQKSTSSSADLPMKQGPPTSAKPTRFPANISVILGNKEHQNQSLANVKIQERRAQMLANLTGTSHPLLQEEGVDQRARNIPNRSISFRDPTPNKSRMEALSKLGLNGNRAMSGGMSHLPKSTSLDPLTGIETSDKPLEATVTPTTETSTKLPEANVTTPPLSQIHTDGKTEILRTNLLRSQEERNPQLSPSPPAVTQSSYYPPPLENKASVPPPPEVTSLEFNSYGGKSILVNPSVSSRSEPASSPTCHEPKILPPALANPSEFNIYGGKTKVLTPAPVTRNDLPDILSSHIDKSQTLPAKSEPLPSDLNSYGGKTRTINPSTGLNRRSDSPARNFKAPAPTPAPRPPRHSYHGAVTPQKAAQRALSPDQRQRSGSMFRPQGITVQFSGRGATNESRREALRKLGLLKDS from the exons ATGTCCAAATGccagctgacctctgaccctcgCACCATGGACGTCCGTCTGCAGGCCGACCCTCAGCTCCACCACGCGGTCAACGGGGGGGCCGGCCGAAACCCCAGGCCAGGC GAAGATGATGCCCTGCAGTTTCTGAGCCAGGAGGAGCAGGAGTGCATCCAGTTCTTTGAGGACACCATCGTCTCACTGGAGGAGAGTCTGGAGGAGGACGACCGGAGGCCCAGGCAGGTGAAGCCTGCCGCGAGCAGCCGCGGTCCTGTCGAAGAGGTCGATGGACCCCCAACATCCAGTCCCAAACCTGGCATCACTGTGTCTTCCATCCTGGCCAGACCTCTCAGTCCCAAAGACCAGGATATTATTGACCTGGTCCGCCCAGAACCGGACTTGGTGCAGACCAAAGAGCCCATCTTCAGTCCCACCCATCCAG ATTTTCAGAGTATGATGCCAACCCCTGAAAGCCACTTCGAGATAAAGCCAAGGCGTGATCCGATGGCCAGCTTGCCTTCAGAGTACAACCCTCCCCTACCGAGCGGCAGCTATGGGCCGACAGACAGCCACCCCTCCTTCCAGCCTCCAGGCTGTATCCCCACCCCGGTCCTGATTGCCCAGAAGATAGCTGAGAACCAGGCCGCTGGAACCTCCAacctccttccctcctcactCCTCCGCCGTCACAGCCTTGAGTCTCAAAAGTCAACGAGCTCCAGCGCAGATCTTCCCATGAAACAGGGTCCTCCTACCTCTGCTAAGCCTACCCGCTTCCCTGCTAACATCAGCGTAATCCTCGGCAACAAGGAGCACCAGAATCAGTCTCTGGCTAATGTGAAAATCCAGGAGAGACGGGCGCAAATGCTGGCAAACCTCACAGGAACATCACACCCTCTGCTGCAGGAAGAGGGTGTGGATCAGAGGGCTCGAAATATTCCCAACCGCAGCATTTCCTTCAGGGACCCCACACCTAACAAATCCAGGATGGAGGCCCTGTCTAAACTGGGCCTTAACGGGAACCGAGCCATGTCTGGGGGTATGTCGCACCTTCCTAAAAGCACCTCACTGGATCCCCTCACAGGCATAGAAACCAGTGACAAACCTCTGGAGGCCACTGTTACCCCAACAACAGAAACCAGCACCAAATTGCCAGAAGCCAATGTTACGACACCACCTCTGAGCCAGATTCATACCGATGGAAAAACAGAGATTCTGCGGACAAATTTGCTCAGAAGCCAAGAAGAAAGAAACCCCCAACTGAGCCCCTCACCTCCTGCAGTCACCCAAAGCAGTTACTATCCACCTCCTTTGGAAAACAAGGCATCTGTCCCCCCTCCGCCTGAGGTCACCTCGCTGGAATTTAACAGCTATGGAGGAAAATCCATTTTAGTAAACCCTTCTGTTTCTTCCAGGAGTGAACCTGCAAGCTCTCCAACTTGCCATGAACCAAAAATCCTCCCACCTGCATTGGCTAACCCCAGTGAGTTCAACATATACGGAGGAAAGACCAAAGTCCTGACCCCTGCTCCTGTGACCAGGAACGACCTTCCTGACATCCTCAGCTCCCATATTGACAAGAGTCAAACCTTGCCCGCCAAATCGGAGCCGCTACCCAGTGATCTTAACAGTTATGGAGGGAAGACCCGAACCATAAACCCTTCCACCGGACTAAATCGCCGTTCAGACAGCCCGGCAAGGAACTTCAAAGCTCCAGCCCCGACCCCGGCTCCAAGACCTCCTCGGCACTCATACCACGGCGCCGTTACTCCCCAGAAAGCAGCACAACGAGCCTTGTCCCCTGATCAAAGGCAGAGATCTGGCTCCATGTTTCGTCCCCAGGGCATCACCGTGCAGTTTTCTGGACGGGGCGCGACGAACGAATCGCGCAGGGAGGCGTTGAGGAAACTGGGGCTGCTGAAAGACTCTTGA